The genomic window GACTCTACAAGACCCTCTCGGTGATAAGCGAGGTTATACTGAAGGAGAGGGAGCTTAAAGCCCTGTTCTTACAGGTCTGTATAGCCTGCACCACTTTCGGAGGGTTCAAGGCTGCCTGGGCGGGACTCTTCAGGAACTCCCATTTTGAGGTGTTCTCCTCCTGCGGTGACACGGGTGATTTCTTCAGGGAGGTTGAAGCCCCGCTCCTTGAAAGGATAGAAGAGGGGGTTGGACCCTGCGGGAAGGCTTTCCTTACGGGTGATATAGTTGTGAACAACGATACGAAGACTTCTGTAAAGGAAAGGGAGCTCAGGGAGAGTATGCTGAAAAGGGGCTTCCTCTCCTCCGCTTCCGTGCCCTTGAGGAGGAACGGGAAAGTGATAGGCCTCCTCGTCCTTTACGCGGGAGAAAAGGACTTCTTTGATGAGGAGACGGTGAGACTCGTCAGGGAGATAGGTGAAGCCCTCTCCTTTTCCATCGTCTTCATAGAGAAGGAGAAGGAGCTGAACACCCTCTCTCTGGCTATTGAGCAGACCTCAGACTGGGTTCTCATAACTGACAAGGAGGGAGTTATCCAGTACGTTAACAGGGCGGTCACCGACATAACCGGCTACAGCCAAGAGGAGCTCCTTGGACAGACGCCTAGGATATTCAAGTCGGGAAAGCATACCAGGAGTTTCTATAAGAAACTCTGGGAAAAGCTCCTCTCAGGGGAGAGATTCAGCAGTGTTTTCATAAACAGGGATAAGAGGGGTAAGGTTTTTTACCTTGACCAGACCATAACCCCGATAAAGGACAGTTCGGGCGAGGTGGTGGGTTTTGTCTCAACCGGAAAGGACATAACCCACGAGAGGGAACTCCAGGACAGGCTGAACTACATAGCATACTATGACCCCGTAACGGAGCTCCCCAACAGGGTGAACTTCATAGAGAGGCTAAAGTTCGCCCTATCAAGGCTCAAACTTACGGGAAGAAGTCTTGCGGTTCTTTTCATAGACGTTGACAGGTTCAAGTATGTGAACGACACCTACGGCTATCTGGTCGGTGACGGCGTGCTTAAGGAGATAGCGAGGAGGATGAGAAGCTCGCTCAGGGAGGGTGACACCGTTGCAAGGCTGGGTAGCGACGAGTTCGGTGTTATCCTAACGGACCTCGCCCGAAAGGAGGATATACCACGGGTTATGGAGAAACTCTTCTCCGCCATGGAGGAACCTATCGTGGTTGACGGTAAAGAGGTTATAGTTACGCTCAGCGTTGGTATCTCTATCTTCCCTGACGATGGTAGCGATGCCGAAGACCTCGTTAAAAAGGCTGAGATGGCTTTGGCGCACGCCAAGGAAGACATTAGAAACAGTTACCAGTTCTTTAAGGAGGATATGAACGTTCACATAACCGAGTTTGTCCTCCTTGAAAGACACCTCTTCAGAGCCCTTGATAGGGGTGAGTTCGTTATCCACTACCAGCCTTACTACGACCTGAAGGGCATGATACCTTCTGGTGTTGAAGCCCTGCTCAGGTGGAACAGCGAGGATATAGGTTTCGTATTTCCCTCAAGGTTCATACCAGTCCTTGAAAGCACGGGGCTTATAGTTAAGGTTGGAGAATGGCTCCTCGGAGAGGTTTGTGAAACCATAAAGAGGATAGAAAAGCCCGTCTCTGTGAACATATCGCCGGTTCAGTTCAAGGATAAGACCTTTCCAAAGAGGGTGGAGCAGGTCCTTGAAAGGCACGGCGTAGATGGTAGTTTCCTGACCCTTGAGATAACCGAGAGCACGTTAATGGAGGATGTGGAATTTGCTCAAAGGAGCCTGAAGAGGTTGAAGAGTCTGGGTGTAAAGGTTGCAATTGATGACTTTGGAACTGGTTACTCCTCCCTTGCATACCTTAAATTCCTGCCGGTTGACTTCCTCAAGATAGACGTCTCCTTTGTGAGGGAGATAGATACCGACCCGGACGACAGAGCCATAGTGAACGCTATAATCCAGCTCGCCAAGAACCTCGGTCTGAGAACCATTGCGGAGGGTATAGAGAGTGAAGAACACCTCCAGATTCTAAAGGAGCTTGGGTGTGATTTCGGACAGGGGTATTTCTTGGGAAAACCTATGCCAGAGGGGGAGGTTATGAGGGTGCTTGGGCTATAATAATGTCTATGCACTCCTACAATCCCAGGGATATAGAGGAAAAGTGGCAGAGAATCTGGGAAGATAGGGGTGTATTTAAGGCTGAGGAGTTCAGGGGAAACAAGTTTTACGTCCTTGAGATGTTCCCTTACCCATCGGGTAGAATTCATATGGGACACGTCAGGAACTATACCATAGGGGATGCGATAGCTCGTTTCCTCAGAATGAAAGGTTACAACGTTCTCCACCCTATGGGCTGGGATGCCTTCGGTCTTCCTGCCGAGAACGCCGCCATAAAGCACGGCATACATCCTGCCAAGTGGACCTATGAAAACATCTCCTACATGAAGAAGCAACTCAGACTACTTGGGTTCTCTTACGACTGGGATAGAGAGGTTGCAACCTGCGATCCCGAGTATTACCGATGGAACCAGTGGATATTCCTTAAGATGTACGAGAGAGGAATAGCTTACAGAAAGACCGCTGTGGTTAACTGGTGTCCCCACGATGAAACGGTCCTCGCCAACGAGCAGGTTATAGAAGGGAAGTGCTGGAGGTGTGGAACTCCCATAGTGCAGAAGGAGATACCTTCCTGGTTTTTAAAAATAACAGCCTACGCGGAGCGCCTCCTTGAAGACCTGAGCAGGCTTGAAGGGAAGTGGCCTGAGAGGGTATTGGCTCAGCAGAGAAACTGGATAGGAAGGTCTGAGGGTGCCCTCCTTAAGTTCTTTGTGGAGGAAACACCCATTGAGGTATTTACCACGAGACCAGATACGGTCTTTGGAGCGACCTTTATGGTTCTTGCTCCCGAACACCCGCTTACCCTTGAGCTTGCAAAGAGAGGTGGTAGACTTGAAGAGGCGGAGGAGTTTGTCAGAAGAGTGAAATCCCAATCAACCCGTGACAGGACAACCAGTCCTGATAAGGAGGGTGTCTTTTTGGGAGTTTACGCCAAGAACCCGGCTAACGGAAGAGACGTGCCCGTGTGGACTGCCAACTACGTTCTCTATGAGTACGGGACTGGAGCTATAATGGCTGTTCCAGCCCATGACCAGAGGGACTGGGAGTTTGCAACCAAATACGGGATAGAGATAACGCCTGTTATACTTCCCCAGGAGGGTGAATGGGATTTCGGGAAGGGAGCCTATGAAGGTAGGGGAAGGCTTGTTAACTCCGGAGAATTCACCGGTATGGACTCTGAAGAGGCGAAGGCTAAGATAACCCTCTGGTTGAAGGAAAAGGGGCTTGGCGAACCGAAGGTAACATACAGACTCAGGGACTGGAATATATCCCGTCAAAGATACTGGGGTACACCTATACCTATAGTTTACTGTGAAGCGTGTGGCATGGTTCCAGTTCCTGAGGACAAGCTCCCCGTTGAATTGCCCTTAGATGTTAAGTTCACAGGAAGGGGTAATCCGCTTCAGAGTTCTGAGGGATTTGTAAATACAGAATGCCCGAAGTGCGGAGGACCGGCGAAGAGAGAGACAGACACTATGGACACCTTCTTTGACTCTTCCTGGTATTTTCTGAGATACTGTGACCCCAATAATGAAGAGGCTCCTTTTGAAAGGGATAAGGCGGACTACTGGATGCCTGTTGATACCTATATAGGTGGTATTGAACATGCGGTCCTTCACCTCCTCTATTCAAGGTTCTTCCAGAAGTTCCTTAAAGACATAGGACTCGTGAGAGATGATGAACCCTTTGAGAGGCTCATAACTCAGGGTATGGTTCTCAAGAAGTGGGTGAGTATAGGCAGCCTACTTGAATACCTTGGTTTAGATGCAGAGAGCTCTGTGGAGGAACTTAAGATTAAACTTCAAGAACTTGCGGAGGTGAGCTGACATGATGAGCAAAGAGTTTGAAATGGGCATAGGGCTTTTAAACAGGTTCAAAGAAACCCTTGTAGCTATAAGCAATGCAAACACACCCGAGGAGGCGAAACCTCTTATTGAGCAGATAAAACATCCTATCTTCGGAGCTATGGCGCAGATTAAGGCTGGGCAGGGACCTCTTAGGGAAGAGATACTCGCTCCTATGGCTGTTGTAGTTTCCCAGTTCAGAGAGCTCACAGACTTGAACGCTCTGAAGAAAGCGATTCCAGAGGTGCTGAACCTCGTTCAGCAGGCAGAGAAGCTTGCTCAGGAAGGTGCAGAGCAGAAGGGATGATAAAACATCTGATAAAGGGGGGTATGGTTATTGACCCCTCCCAGGAGCTCCTTGGTATATACGATATACTCATTGAGGGAGAGCGTATAAAGAGGATAGATGAAGAGATCTTTGAGCCTGAAGCTGAAATCATAGATGCAAAAGGACTCATCGTTGCACCGGGCTTCGTTGACCTTCACGTTCACTTCAGAGACCCAGGACAAACCTACAAGGAGGACATCCTTTCTGGCAGTAAAGCTGCGGTTGCCGGCGGTTACACGACCGTGGTCTGTATGCCCAATACCGAGCCCCCCATAGATTCCCCTGAAGTGGTTGAGTACGTTAAGGCTAAGTCCAAATGCTGGGGTATATGCAACGTTCTGCCTGCGGGGACCGTGACCAGGGGAAGGAAGGGGAAAGAGCTTTCAGACCTGTGGGCTCTTAAGGAGGCAGGGTGTGTAGCTTTCACCGACGATGGGGCACCTGTAATTGACTCCTCCCTGATGAAGAAAGCCCTTGAACTCTCAGCCCAGCTTAAGGCTCCGGTAATGAACCACTGTGAGGACGACAGGGTTGCCATGGGAGCTATAAACGAGGGTGAGGTATCCGCACTCCTCGGACTCTCCTCAAGACCACCGGAAGCTGAAGACATGCTCAACGCAAGGGACTGCGTGCTTTCCTACTATACAGGTGGGCATGTTCATATACAGCACCTCACAACAGCCCTTGGTGTGGACATAATCAGGTACTTCAAGGGTAAGGGAGCCAGAGTAACCTGTGAGGTGAACCCTTACCACCTCCTTTTCACCGAAGAGGAGCTCCTCAGGAGCGGAGCAAATGCGAAGGTTAACCCACCACTGAGGAAGAAGGAGGATGTTGAAGCTCTGAGAGAGGCGCTTTCCGACGGTACTATAGACTGTGTAGCTACCGACCATGCACCCCACGCAGTGTTTGAAAAGGGCAGAGTGGACACAGCCATGCCGGGTATCATAGGGCTTCAGACGGCTTTACCTGTAATGCTTGAACTGGTGGCTAAGGAGTATCTGTCTCTCATAAAACTTGTAGAGTTGATGTCAACGAATCCGGCAAAGATAATAGGCATAGAGGCGGGGACTCTTGCAGAGGGAGCCCCGGCTGATATAGTTATATTTGACCTTAAAAAGGAGTGGATTTTGGATGATGAGACCAACTTCTCCAAGAGTAGAAACACACCCCTTTGGGGTAAAACCCTGACAGGAAAGGTGATTTACACCATAAAGGGCGGAAAGGTTGTGTATAAAGATTAATAGTCATGGGAATATTCAAGGAAGACATAATAAACTTTGGTAACCTTATAAATACAGAGGTTGAGGTAAAACTTACCCCCGAAGATTTCAGAAGAGTTTACCCTGACCTTGAGTTCCTGTTTTCCGACAGGTTGATGAGGATAAGAGGTAAGAAGAAGAGCCTTCTCTTTAAGAAGAGCTTTGAGTTCAGGGGCGGTCAGGATGAACAGAGGGTTTACAACGTACGAAAGTACGAGACAGAAGATATGGGTATATATCTGAAGGTTATGTCAAAGGACGGTCTCGGAGAGCTCACGAAGAGGGAGGGTATGGAGCTTGACGGAGACTACCTGAAGGTGAGCGTTTTTGAGGTTCTAAAGAGAACAAAGGTCTATAAAGACGTACCTGACGCCTTCAGAGGCAGGCTCGTGGCAACAAGGTACAAGGTAAGAGATGGGTACCTGTCCCTGTATATAACCGTAACCAAGTGAGCTTAGTCAAAGACCACGGTTCTATTATCGTAAACGAGAACCTTTCTCTCCAAGTGCCACTTCACAGCTCTTGCCAGAACGAGCCTCTCTATGTCCTTTCCTTTTCTTATGAAGTCTTCCAGGGAATCTCTGTGGCTGACCCGTATTATGTCCTGCTCTATTATGGGTCCCTCATCAAGCACCTCTGTGACGTAGTGGCTTGTGGCTCCTATTATCTTTACGCCTCTTTCATAGGCTCTGTGATAGGGCTTTGCCCCTGGAAAAGCTGGAAGGAAGGAGTGATGTATGTTTATTATTCTGTTCCTGAACCTGTCAACGAAATCCTTAGAAAGTATCTGCATGTATCTTGCGAGGATAATGAGGTCTATCCCGTGAGTCTCAAGGAGCTTTAACTCTTTGGCTTCGGCTTCCCCCTTGTTCTCCCTGTTTTTTGGTATGTGGTAATAGGGCACGCCGAAAAAGTCGGCGAGGGGTTTCATATCCTCATGGTTGCTTATAACCAGCTTTACCTCTCCGTTGAGCTCCCCGCTGTGGAACCTCTGCATCAGGTCATAAAAGCAGTGCTCCTGCTTAGAAACGAATATTGCCACCTTCTGAAGCTCGCTGCTGAAGTGGAGTGAGTAGTCCATAAAAAAGCGTTCTGCTATCGGCTTAAAGGAATTTTCTATCTCTTCTTTTGGAACTCTGAAGTCTGCTATGTCCCACTCAACCCTTGCGAAGAATACCCCCTTATGGGTGTCAATGTGCTGGTCAAAGTGGAGTATGTTGCCCTCGTTGTTGGCTATGAAACCCGCTATTTCCTTTACTATACCCTTCCTGTCTGGGCAGGATATTAAAAGTATGGCGCTCTCCATCACTCCTGGTTCTTCTCAAGCCTCTTAGCCTTTAACTTCTGTTTCCTTAACCTTTCACTTTTTAATCTCTCTTTTAGGGTTTTTGGTCTTGGACCTTTCTTACCTCCGTCCTCAGCCCCGGCGTAAACAGCCTGGTTCAGTAGTTCCTCTCTCTTCCTTTCCTCCAGAGCCCTCTCCTCCTCAATCTCTTCCTGAGACCTAAGCTGAACCTGGAGGAGGGTTGAGACGGTGTGCTTCTTTATGTTGTGAAGCAACTCTTCAAAAAGCTCAAAGGCTTCTCTCTTGTACTCTATTAGGGGGTCTCTGGCTGCGTAACCTCTCAGGTATATGCCTTCCCTGAGCCTATCAAGGACATGGAGGTGTTCCCTCCACAAAGTATCAACTATGTTGAGTAGTATTATCCTCTCAAGCTCCCGCATAGCTTCGGGGCTACCTATTTCCTTTTCTTTCTCTTCGTAAAGCTCCTTCACGGCTCCAAAGAGTGCGTTTATAAGCTCCTCTTTGTCTCTAACCTCAGGTATGTCTATATCCCTACCTGTCCATTCCTTGAGAAAGTCTTTAAGAGGCTCAAGCTCCCACAGCTCCGGGTCTTCCTCGGGCAGCAGCCTGTTTACCTCACTCTCAAGGACATCCCTTATGAACTCGTATATCTCCTCCTTCAGGTTCTCTCCTTCAAGGATGTCCCGTCTCAGGGAGTAGATAACCTCCCTCTGGGTGTTCATAACGTTGTCATATTCAAAAAGCCTCTTCCTTATCTGGAAGTTCTGGGCTTCAACCCGTTTCTGGGCATTCTGGATAGCCTTTGTAACCATTCTGCTCTCTATGGGTTCCCCTTCGGGTATCTTTAGCATGTCCATGAGTTTTCCTACCCTTTCACCTCCAAAGAGTCTGAGGAGGTCATCTTCAAGGGAAAGAACGAACCTTGACTCGCCCGGGTCTCCCTGCCTGCCGGAGCGACCTCTGAGCTGGTTATCTATCCTCCTTGACTCATGCCTCTCCGTTCCTATAACCAGAAGCCCTCCCAACTGTCTAACTTTTTCCTTTTCGGCTTCAGTAACCCTGTAAGCTTCCTCAAAGGCTCTCTTCCATTCCTCTTCGCTTGCCTCTTCCGGGTTCTTGCCCCAGGAGTTAAGGAGCTCCTTTGCCATGTATTCGGGGTTACCGCCCAGGAGTATGTCGGTTCCTCTTCCAGCCATGTTTGTTGCTATAGTAACCGCCCCAACCCTTCCAGCTTGAGCTATTATCTGAGCCTCCTGCTCGTGATGTTTGGCGTTAAGCACGTTATGGGGTATGCCCCTCTTGAGTATCTCCTGTACCTTTTTATCAACCTCCTCATCACTCAACCCGTATTTCTCTTTCAACTTTCTTATCCTTTCCTTTACCTCCTCCTTCTCAAGGAGCTTCTTTATGAGCTTTTTGTCCTTAAGGAGGGCTGATAGGTGTTCGTTGTCCTCTATAGACACTGTTCCAACAAGGACCGGTCTTCCGAATATGTGGTTTATGAGTATCTCCTCAACGACCTTCGCCCACTTTTCCCTCTTAGTTTTATAAACCAGGTCTGGCAGGTCTCTTCTTATCATAGGTCTGTGGGTAGGTATCACAACGACGTCAAGCCCATATATCTCTCTAAACTCCAGGGCTTCCGTTTCAGCCGTCCCTGTCATTCCCGCGAGCTTTCTGTAAAGCTTAAAGTAATTCTGAAAGGTTATTGAGGCTAAGGTCTGGTTTTCCTCCTTTACCTTCACACCTTCCTTAACCTCTATCGCCTGATGAAGCCCATCAGACCACCTCCTGCCCGGTAAAACCCTTCCCGTGAACTCGTCAACTATCAGAACCTCACCGTCCCTGACGATGTAATGAACATCCCTCTTAAAGAGATGGTGCGCCCTGACAGACTGAACTATAGCGTGAAGCAGGTCTATGTGCTTTAAGTCGTAAAGGTTGTCTATCCTGAGAAGCTTTTCAATTCTGTCTATACCTTCCTCCGTAAAGGTTACGTTCCTGTTCTTCTCGTCCACTTTAAAGTCTCTATCTTTTTCCAGCTTTCTCACAACGGCGTCCGCTACCTTGTAAACCTCTATATCCACCTGAGCGGGTCCCGATATTATGAGGGGCGTTCTTGCCTCGTCTATGAGTATGGAGTCAACCTCGTCAACTATCGCGTAGTTATGCCCTTTGACCTGGACTATATCCTCTTTGGAGAAAGCCATGTTGTCCCTCAGATAATCAAAACCAAACTCGTTGTTGGTTCCGTAGGTTATGTTGGCACCGTATGCTTCCCTTCTCGGAACCTCCCTGAGAACTGTGAAAAAAGCCTTTTTGGCGTCAATGTTTATTTTGTCGGAGGGGACAGTCTCTTCATAGTACCCCTTTGGCCAGACTCTGAGGTCCTTATCTATCGCTTCTTTAAAGGCTTTCTCATCAGCCCATTCAACCCTGTAGGATAGTCCATCGGAGTTTATGACCCCAACCTCAAGACCCAGAAATTTGTATATGGCACCCATCCACTGGGCATCCCTTCTTGCAAGATAATCGTTCACGGTGACGACATGAACCCCCTCATCAGTCATTCCGTTAACTGCGGCGGATAAGGTTGCCACAAGGGTCTTACCCTCACCAGTCTTCATCTCCGCTATCTTCCCCTGATGAAGGACTAAACCCCCTATAAGCTGAACGTCAAAGTGTCTTAAACCGAGGGTTCTTTTACCAGCCTCCCTTACCAGAGCGAAGGCTTCCACGACTTCATCGGTTATCCTTCCTTTGATTATCTGTTCCTTTAGCTCTTCGTTCAGTCTTATAGTGTTATAAAGCTCCTGCGCCTTTTTTATAAGCTCTGAGTTTGAAAGCTCATCAAGCTCCTTTTCAAGCTCGTTGACCCTTTTTACGAAAGGCTTTAGTCTTTTAATCTCCCTTTCGTTCTTTGTTCCGAGTATTCTTTTGACAATCCATCCAAGCATTTTGAACTCCTAAGTTTCTTAATTTAATTAGTTTAAAATAAAACCGCAAGGAAACACCGTGAAGGAAGAGGAAAGGCAGAGGTTAGTGGAACTTCTGAGAAAAGCTATATACGAGCTTACCGGAAATTACTACCCGGATGAGCGCATAAGGATACTTGAGTATAAGCTTGAAAGACTCCTAAAGCGTGTGCATATGAACAGTACTGCACCCGAGAACGTGATTTCCTCCTTTATGAGGACTCCTGAAAATAGAAAACTCCTGATAGACCTTATGACCGTTCCCGAAACAAGGTTCTTCAGGGAGAGAGAGCAGCTTGAGGTCCTGTTTGATGTCCTTTTGAAGGATAAGAGACAGCTTGAAGTTGCAAGTGTTGGTTGTTCTACCGGGCAGGAGCCTTACTCTATAGCCATGTTGATGGCAAAGAGGGGTATCAACGGCAGGGTTCTGGGGCTGGACATAAACGAAGAGGTTTTGAGGAAAGCCCGTTCCGGTGTTTATAACCTGTCCCAGTTAAAGGATATACCTGAGGAGTACCGGGGCTTTGTGGAGGTGAAGGGAGAATTCTTTGAAATCAATCCAGATATAAAAAGGAGGGTTGAGTTTAGGTACGTTAACCTCATAGAGTCTGAGACCTTTGAACCGCTTAAGTGTAGGTGTGATGTGGTGCTTTGCAGGAACGTACTCATATACTTCTCTGGTGACTCAAAAAGAAAGGCACTCCTTAATTTGAAGGATATGCTGAGGAAAGGTGGTATCCTTGTCCTTTCATCAACGGAGATACTGGGTAAGGAGTACCATGACCTCTTTAAAACCGTGAAGGCTGAAAGGTTCTTTTTCTATAAGAAAAGGGAGGCTGAGGATGATAAGAGTCCTTGTGGTTGACGACTCTCCTTTCATAAGGCTCGCCTTAAAGAAGCTCTTGAGCTCTGAGAGGGACATTGAGATTGTAGGGGAAGCTTCAAACGGTAAGGAGGCTGTCCGTCTCGTCCAGGAGCTGAAACCTGACGTGGTCACCCTTGATGTGAATATGCCTGTGATGGACGGACTTACGGCTCTCGTTGAGATAAGAAAGGTATGTCCCGCCTGCAGAGTTCTGATGGTGAGTTCTCTTACCCAGGAGGGAGCCAGAGAGACCCTACAGGCTCTCAACAGTGGAGCGTTGGACTTCATAACAAAGCCCAATGACTACCAGGAACTCTTCAATTTCAGGGAAGAGATAATCGCAAAGATAAGGGCTGCTTACGAGGCAAAGGTTGAAACTATTTCGGGTACAGAAACGGGTTTGCCTGAGGGAACTGCAGAGGGCAGGTTCAAGATACCCCCTGTAGTGGCTTTAGGTATATCTACAGGAGGACCCCAGACCCTCAACGTTGTTCTGCCAAAACTACCGGAGGACTTCCCCTCACCTATACTCATAGCTATTCACATGCCGGATACCTTTACCGCGACCTTCGCAAGACACCTTGACTCCATGTGTAGACTTCCTGTGAAGGAAGCTGAGGAAGGGGAGGTGATAAGAGGGGGACACGTTTACGTCTCAAGGGGAAGGATTCACATGACTCTCAGCGGAACTCCGGAGAGAGCTTTTGTGCGATATGTTAAAGATGACTCTTATATCTACAAGCCCTCTGCGGACCTACTTCTTTCTTCAGCGGCTAAAGTTTACAGGGAAAACACCATCGGGGTGGTTATGACGGGAATGGGTAACGACGGCTCAAAGGGTATAGTTGAGGTAAAGAGAGCGGGGGGTGTGACCGTAGCTGAGGACCCGAAGACCGCCATACTCTGGGCTATGCCTGAAAGTGCTATAAAAACAGGGTGTGTGGATTACGTAGTTCCAAAGGAGAGACTTCCAGAGTTGCTTCTTAAACTCACGTCACAGGTTCATAGGTAACCGGCTTCCACACCTATGCAGGCGTTATAAACGAACCTGACCTTATCCCTGTACTTCTCTATTACCTCGTAGTTCTCCGCTCCCGGCTGAAGCCATACCACTTTAGCTCCAAGCTCTATAGCTTCCTGGACTATGGGTTCAACGTGGACAGGGTTTCTGTATACGTTCACAATATCAATGGGCTCTGGGACCTCTTTGAGGGATGACAGCACCTTTATACCCAGTATCTCCTCACCGGCGTACTTGGGGTTTATCAGATATACCTTGTGTTTTCCCTTCTTTACCACCTTTTCGGTGGTGTAGTAGGAGGGTCTCTCGGGGTTTGAGGATATGCCTATAACCGCAACGACCTTTGCATTCTTCAGAGCCTCGTAGGCGTCATCCCTGTGCTGAACTTCAGCCATCTCCTTTCCTCCATCTGATTTATGGTGGGCGGTGGCGGACTTGAACCGCCGACCTCCATCGTGTGAGGATGGCGCTCTCCCAACTGAGCTAACCGCCCTGACTATTTAATTATAGTCCCTTCCTTTAGCTCTTTGACCTTGGTGGCGAGTTCTTCAAATCTTCCTTCAGCGGAGAGCTTCACAAGGAGGCTCCCTACCACAACACCGTCAGCGAAATCCGATATCTTCCTTGCATGCTCACCCTTTGAAACGCCGAAACCGACCACAACAGGTTTGTTACATACTCCTCTGTACAGTTTCAGGTTCTCCCTCAGCTCTTCAAAGGGGAGGTCCGCCCTTGCTCCCGTTGTTCCCGTTATGGATACGTAGTAAACCATATCGTCTGAGCTTTCACATACGAGCTTTAAACGCTTTTCTGTACTTGTAGGTGATGCCAGAAAGACAAGAGAAAGACCGTAACCT from Hydrogenivirga caldilitoris includes these protein-coding regions:
- a CDS encoding CheR family methyltransferase, which codes for MELLRKAIYELTGNYYPDERIRILEYKLERLLKRVHMNSTAPENVISSFMRTPENRKLLIDLMTVPETRFFREREQLEVLFDVLLKDKRQLEVASVGCSTGQEPYSIAMLMAKRGINGRVLGLDINEEVLRKARSGVYNLSQLKDIPEEYRGFVEVKGEFFEINPDIKRRVEFRYVNLIESETFEPLKCRCDVVLCRNVLIYFSGDSKRKALLNLKDMLRKGGILVLSSTEILGKEYHDLFKTVKAERFFFYKKREAEDDKSPCG
- a CDS encoding CoA-binding protein, with product MAEVQHRDDAYEALKNAKVVAVIGISSNPERPSYYTTEKVVKKGKHKVYLINPKYAGEEILGIKVLSSLKEVPEPIDIVNVYRNPVHVEPIVQEAIELGAKVVWLQPGAENYEVIEKYRDKVRFVYNACIGVEAGYL
- a CDS encoding protein-glutamate methylesterase/protein-glutamine glutaminase, with amino-acid sequence MIRVLVVDDSPFIRLALKKLLSSERDIEIVGEASNGKEAVRLVQELKPDVVTLDVNMPVMDGLTALVEIRKVCPACRVLMVSSLTQEGARETLQALNSGALDFITKPNDYQELFNFREEIIAKIRAAYEAKVETISGTETGLPEGTAEGRFKIPPVVALGISTGGPQTLNVVLPKLPEDFPSPILIAIHMPDTFTATFARHLDSMCRLPVKEAEEGEVIRGGHVYVSRGRIHMTLSGTPERAFVRYVKDDSYIYKPSADLLLSSAAKVYRENTIGVVMTGMGNDGSKGIVEVKRAGGVTVAEDPKTAILWAMPESAIKTGCVDYVVPKERLPELLLKLTSQVHR
- the secA gene encoding preprotein translocase subunit SecA, whose translation is MLGWIVKRILGTKNEREIKRLKPFVKRVNELEKELDELSNSELIKKAQELYNTIRLNEELKEQIIKGRITDEVVEAFALVREAGKRTLGLRHFDVQLIGGLVLHQGKIAEMKTGEGKTLVATLSAAVNGMTDEGVHVVTVNDYLARRDAQWMGAIYKFLGLEVGVINSDGLSYRVEWADEKAFKEAIDKDLRVWPKGYYEETVPSDKINIDAKKAFFTVLREVPRREAYGANITYGTNNEFGFDYLRDNMAFSKEDIVQVKGHNYAIVDEVDSILIDEARTPLIISGPAQVDIEVYKVADAVVRKLEKDRDFKVDEKNRNVTFTEEGIDRIEKLLRIDNLYDLKHIDLLHAIVQSVRAHHLFKRDVHYIVRDGEVLIVDEFTGRVLPGRRWSDGLHQAIEVKEGVKVKEENQTLASITFQNYFKLYRKLAGMTGTAETEALEFREIYGLDVVVIPTHRPMIRRDLPDLVYKTKREKWAKVVEEILINHIFGRPVLVGTVSIEDNEHLSALLKDKKLIKKLLEKEEVKERIRKLKEKYGLSDEEVDKKVQEILKRGIPHNVLNAKHHEQEAQIIAQAGRVGAVTIATNMAGRGTDILLGGNPEYMAKELLNSWGKNPEEASEEEWKRAFEEAYRVTEAEKEKVRQLGGLLVIGTERHESRRIDNQLRGRSGRQGDPGESRFVLSLEDDLLRLFGGERVGKLMDMLKIPEGEPIESRMVTKAIQNAQKRVEAQNFQIRKRLFEYDNVMNTQREVIYSLRRDILEGENLKEEIYEFIRDVLESEVNRLLPEEDPELWELEPLKDFLKEWTGRDIDIPEVRDKEELINALFGAVKELYEEKEKEIGSPEAMRELERIILLNIVDTLWREHLHVLDRLREGIYLRGYAARDPLIEYKREAFELFEELLHNIKKHTVSTLLQVQLRSQEEIEEERALEERKREELLNQAVYAGAEDGGKKGPRPKTLKERLKSERLRKQKLKAKRLEKNQE